In Thermospira aquatica, the following proteins share a genomic window:
- a CDS encoding tetratricopeptide repeat protein has protein sequence MEKKWILLFFLFLPFFALAQTKDVERFFLSGRAAYTDRAYTIAIRLFDRVLSLDPFGEYADDAAYYRALCYYEDERYQRAIQLFNQFLSFYPYSPYREHVAYLIVEANYSLRNWDKVIQQGTLFLRNYPKGEYIDDAHYLMGSVYLLQGKYGSAIEEFRSVIGMTNSPLREMAFYRIVLALFYDGNYRVAKEQAQRFLASYPRSPLFPQTQMVLAKCAFAEKRYPEAKSIILQLLSNAPPTIVAEGIYYRAMIDIEMQNYSMAINYLETLVKYERFGSTPNDYREDGLYKLALLYKMQKRYDEAKKVLEQLFKLTRNKEMQLKASLELASLAVLLSDYEYAKNAYIRLSSLDSAYLPLSKQKLGELAFLLGKFSEAESYFSEIVENYGDTPQFPDALYWRARSRIEQERYEEAVRDLDQFRKLFPTASRIEETIMYTGNSYASMKKWDDALYNYNYLLRNYPNSRFADSAYLAIAWVYLQRGLFPRAEETYLRMANSYPNSPRAALALYSLASLYYNQRRYGEALTNFEQVYRRYRTSSYAGESLIKAGWVYLRQERFRDLIRFYEGADTAYLSQEQKAAFYNLLGWAYFRESLYEEAIKNYERSSTTTTNLTTALENQLYIAKAYYNMEKYDAAIKTYETYIQQAMQANITQEVPVAYAEMAWCYLKKGEKATAESIYQQLLQEFPYSVATAEAVFRMGEIAFSSQKYDEAIQHYQRLLVLPPSEYQAAAYYWLGRTYLRLDKKLDAIRMFETYVSKYPRGDYLPDSLLQLGNLYFSLNNYEKARNAYNTLIGQFPKTPDAEMARVQLKELQMVQEAKGDPEKLYKIMVRESKTKEARSLALSKLARFYEENDKIKEAIQTYTEIESVGVFPDAARAALEIGNLLSQQKQYIQAIQAYSRILTKYEEESLYPEALYGIGAAYFSNEQWEFARRYLQQVVERYPNSPQSTLAKELLNRLPKND, from the coding sequence ATGGAAAAAAAATGGATTCTGTTATTTTTTCTTTTTCTTCCATTTTTTGCGTTGGCTCAAACCAAAGATGTGGAACGTTTTTTTCTGTCTGGGAGGGCTGCGTACACTGATCGAGCCTATACGATAGCTATACGGTTGTTTGATCGGGTCCTGAGTCTTGATCCTTTTGGAGAGTATGCCGATGATGCCGCTTACTATCGTGCTCTTTGTTACTATGAAGATGAGCGTTATCAGCGTGCTATTCAGCTTTTTAATCAGTTTCTAAGCTTTTATCCCTATTCTCCTTATAGGGAACATGTGGCGTATCTTATCGTGGAGGCTAACTATTCTCTTCGCAATTGGGATAAGGTGATTCAACAGGGGACTCTTTTTCTACGGAATTATCCAAAGGGTGAGTACATAGACGATGCCCACTACCTTATGGGGTCGGTGTATCTTTTACAGGGGAAGTATGGTTCTGCCATCGAGGAGTTCCGTTCTGTGATAGGGATGACCAATTCTCCTCTCAGGGAAATGGCTTTTTATCGTATTGTGCTTGCTTTGTTCTACGATGGAAACTACCGCGTGGCAAAGGAGCAGGCTCAGCGTTTTCTCGCAAGTTATCCCCGTTCTCCACTTTTCCCTCAAACGCAGATGGTTCTTGCCAAGTGTGCCTTTGCAGAAAAAAGATACCCAGAAGCGAAAAGCATTATTCTCCAGTTGCTTTCCAATGCGCCTCCAACTATTGTTGCTGAAGGTATCTACTACCGGGCAATGATAGATATCGAGATGCAAAACTATTCTATGGCAATCAACTATCTTGAAACCCTGGTGAAATATGAACGTTTTGGTTCTACGCCGAATGACTATCGCGAGGATGGCCTCTACAAGCTGGCGCTTCTCTACAAGATGCAAAAAAGATACGATGAAGCAAAAAAAGTCCTTGAGCAACTCTTTAAGCTTACCAGAAATAAGGAAATGCAATTAAAAGCCTCTTTAGAGCTTGCTTCACTGGCTGTTCTTTTATCGGATTATGAGTATGCAAAAAATGCGTACATCCGCCTTTCGAGTCTGGATTCAGCGTATCTTCCCCTCTCTAAACAAAAGTTGGGAGAGCTTGCTTTTCTTCTCGGGAAGTTTTCCGAAGCGGAGAGCTATTTTTCTGAAATAGTTGAAAACTATGGTGACACCCCTCAATTTCCTGATGCACTCTACTGGAGGGCTCGTTCACGTATTGAACAGGAAAGATATGAAGAGGCGGTACGTGATCTGGACCAATTTCGCAAACTTTTCCCCACAGCCAGTCGAATAGAAGAAACAATTATGTATACGGGGAATAGCTATGCCTCTATGAAAAAATGGGACGATGCGTTATACAATTACAACTATCTGTTGCGCAACTATCCCAACAGCCGTTTTGCTGATAGTGCCTACCTTGCTATAGCATGGGTGTATCTTCAGAGGGGGCTTTTTCCCCGAGCAGAGGAAACGTATCTTCGTATGGCAAACTCCTATCCCAATAGCCCGAGAGCGGCTCTCGCGCTGTATAGTCTTGCCTCTCTGTATTATAACCAGCGGCGGTATGGAGAAGCGCTTACCAACTTTGAACAGGTATATCGCAGGTATCGTACCTCATCGTATGCTGGAGAATCCCTCATTAAGGCGGGATGGGTTTACCTCCGGCAGGAACGTTTTAGAGATTTGATCCGATTCTATGAGGGGGCGGATACTGCTTACCTTTCTCAAGAACAAAAAGCTGCCTTTTACAATCTTTTGGGATGGGCGTATTTTCGTGAAAGTCTCTACGAAGAGGCTATTAAGAATTATGAACGTTCGTCCACCACGACAACCAACCTCACGACGGCTTTAGAAAACCAGCTTTACATCGCCAAGGCTTACTACAACATGGAAAAGTACGATGCGGCTATAAAGACGTATGAAACCTATATCCAGCAAGCGATGCAAGCGAATATCACTCAAGAGGTACCGGTAGCCTATGCGGAGATGGCGTGGTGTTATCTCAAAAAAGGGGAGAAAGCTACGGCGGAATCTATCTACCAACAGCTTCTTCAGGAATTTCCTTATAGCGTTGCTACCGCAGAGGCTGTTTTTCGTATGGGAGAAATTGCTTTTAGCAGTCAGAAGTATGACGAGGCTATCCAGCACTATCAGAGGCTTCTTGTGCTTCCCCCAAGCGAATATCAAGCTGCTGCTTACTACTGGTTGGGAAGGACCTACCTTCGTCTTGACAAAAAGCTTGATGCCATTCGCATGTTTGAGACGTATGTAAGCAAATATCCACGAGGAGATTATCTTCCCGACTCTCTTCTTCAGCTTGGCAATCTCTATTTCTCTCTGAATAATTATGAAAAAGCTCGAAATGCTTACAATACTTTGATAGGGCAGTTTCCCAAAACCCCTGATGCGGAGATGGCAAGGGTCCAGTTAAAAGAACTCCAGATGGTTCAGGAGGCAAAGGGAGACCCTGAGAAGCTTTACAAAATTATGGTACGTGAAAGTAAAACGAAAGAAGCCCGTTCTCTTGCTTTATCGAAACTTGCCAGGTTCTATGAGGAGAATGACAAGATAAAAGAGGCTATCCAGACCTATACCGAGATAGAGTCTGTTGGCGTTTTTCCGGATGCTGCCCGGGCAGCCCTCGAGATAGGCAACTTGCTCTCCCAACAAAAACAATACATCCAGGCGATTCAGGCGTATAGTCGTATTCTCACGAAATATGAGGAGGAATCCCTGTATCCCGAGGCTCTCTACGGTATTGGTGCTGCCTATTTTTCCAATGAACAATGGGAGTTTGCCCGTCGCTACCTTCAGCAGGTTGTGGAGAGGTATCCTAATTCTCCTCAGTCCACCCTGGCAAAAGAGCTTTTAAACCGCTTACCCAAAAATGATTAA
- the ahcY gene encoding adenosylhomocysteinase, with protein MEYKVKDISLADWGRMEIEVAEQEMPGLMAIREKYAPSQPLKGVRITGSLHMTIQTAVLIETLAKLGADVRWASCNIFSTQDHAAAAIAKAGIPVFAWKGETLEEYWWCTLQALSFPGGKGPNQVVDDGGDATLLIHKGYYAEKDPSLLDKKPESREEAIILSLLKEVQRERPGFWHEVVKDWHGISEETTTGVHRLYQMESKKELLVPAINVNDSVTKSKFDNLYGCRESLIDGIKRATDVMIAGKVAVVCGYGDVGKGCAQALRGMGARVIVTEIDPINALQAAMEGFQVTTVEDTLGIGDIYITATGNCDVIRIEHMEKMKSEAIVCNIGHFDDEIQVDALNNYPGIKRITIKPQYDKYIFPDGHVIYLLAEGRLVNLGCATGHPSFVMSNSFSNQTLAQIDLAKNWQNYDRKVYRLPKHLDEEVARLHLEKIGVKLTRLTPKQAAYIGVPLEGPYKPEHYRY; from the coding sequence ATGGAATACAAAGTCAAAGACATCTCTCTTGCCGATTGGGGGAGAATGGAGATTGAAGTCGCTGAGCAGGAAATGCCCGGTCTGATGGCAATTCGTGAAAAGTATGCGCCCTCTCAACCACTCAAAGGTGTGCGTATCACCGGATCGCTTCATATGACCATCCAGACAGCTGTGCTCATTGAAACCCTGGCAAAACTTGGCGCCGATGTGCGATGGGCAAGCTGTAACATCTTTTCCACCCAGGATCATGCCGCCGCAGCCATTGCTAAAGCCGGCATCCCCGTGTTTGCATGGAAAGGAGAAACCCTCGAGGAATACTGGTGGTGCACCTTGCAGGCTCTTAGCTTCCCGGGCGGCAAAGGACCAAACCAGGTTGTGGACGATGGAGGAGATGCTACCCTTCTCATCCACAAAGGATACTATGCAGAAAAAGACCCCAGCCTTCTCGACAAAAAACCAGAAAGCCGAGAAGAGGCAATTATCCTCAGTCTTCTCAAAGAGGTTCAAAGAGAACGCCCGGGTTTCTGGCACGAGGTGGTTAAAGACTGGCACGGTATTTCAGAGGAAACCACAACGGGGGTTCATCGTCTCTACCAGATGGAATCCAAAAAAGAACTCCTTGTCCCTGCCATCAATGTGAACGATTCGGTTACCAAGTCCAAGTTTGATAACCTCTATGGTTGTCGGGAGTCTCTTATCGATGGCATCAAACGCGCTACCGACGTTATGATCGCTGGCAAGGTAGCTGTTGTCTGCGGTTACGGCGATGTGGGTAAGGGATGTGCTCAAGCCCTTCGTGGAATGGGCGCCCGTGTGATTGTTACCGAGATAGATCCTATTAACGCCCTCCAGGCGGCCATGGAAGGCTTTCAGGTAACCACGGTGGAAGATACCCTTGGCATTGGTGATATTTACATCACAGCAACAGGAAACTGTGATGTCATTCGTATCGAACACATGGAAAAGATGAAATCCGAAGCCATTGTATGTAACATCGGGCATTTTGATGATGAGATCCAGGTAGATGCCCTGAACAACTATCCTGGCATCAAACGAATCACCATCAAACCCCAATACGACAAATATATCTTCCCCGATGGACACGTAATTTATCTGCTCGCAGAGGGAAGACTTGTCAATCTTGGGTGTGCAACAGGGCATCCCTCTTTTGTGATGTCCAATTCCTTTTCAAATCAGACACTTGCCCAGATTGACCTTGCCAAAAACTGGCAAAACTACGACAGAAAAGTCTATCGTCTCCCCAAGCATCTTGATGAAGAGGTAGCCCGCCTCCATCTGGAAAAGATAGGAGTAAAACTTACCAGGCTCACTCCTAAACAGGCTGCCTATATCGGCGTTCCCCTCGAGGGACCATACAAACCAGAGCATTATAGATACTAA
- a CDS encoding methylenetetrahydrofolate reductase — protein MEISLELVPRKREDFEQEILWTRTHIPQISYVNIPDLTRLPTRSWEAFEWVNGQYPVIVHIRASDILPDRVEDFATDLKNRGIRHLLVVQGDERDDGQQGMTSVELLEGLRMWENDFVLYGAIDPYRQDIAKEMRYVEKKILAGAKAFLTQPFFDKKLLTTYHRACEGLSVWWGVTPILSEKSLIYWREKNGVPLPDDYDLSLEGNAAWAATVIEEISGDPNASLYLMPIRVDVQSYLPKIFEKLS, from the coding sequence ATGGAAATCTCACTTGAATTGGTGCCAAGAAAGCGAGAAGATTTTGAACAAGAAATCCTCTGGACCAGAACGCATATTCCTCAGATTAGTTATGTAAACATACCTGATTTAACCCGCCTGCCAACGAGGAGCTGGGAGGCTTTTGAATGGGTTAATGGGCAGTATCCTGTTATTGTTCATATTCGAGCCTCGGATATTTTGCCCGATAGGGTAGAAGATTTTGCCACGGATCTCAAGAACCGTGGAATACGTCACCTGCTCGTCGTCCAGGGAGATGAACGGGATGATGGTCAACAGGGGATGACTTCCGTGGAACTGCTTGAGGGTCTGCGTATGTGGGAGAATGATTTTGTTTTGTATGGGGCTATAGACCCGTATCGACAGGATATTGCCAAAGAGATGCGATACGTGGAGAAAAAAATCCTTGCAGGAGCAAAGGCTTTTTTGACCCAGCCGTTTTTTGACAAGAAGCTTCTCACGACCTATCATCGGGCATGTGAGGGACTTTCTGTATGGTGGGGAGTCACACCCATCCTTTCCGAAAAAAGCCTCATCTACTGGAGGGAGAAAAATGGTGTTCCTCTCCCCGATGATTATGATCTTTCTCTTGAGGGAAATGCCGCATGGGCAGCCACAGTGATAGAGGAAATCAGCGGCGATCCCAACGCCTCGCTGTATCTTATGCCTATCCGTGTGGATGTTCAAAGCTACCTACCCAAAATCTTTGAAAAACTATCCTGA
- a CDS encoding ArsR/SmtB family transcription factor produces MKQALDRQWLRILADETRLRIVKILTLHEWSVNDLVHILRVGQSRISRHLGILNEANLVKVRRQGLWAYYRLGEVWQDNTWLKLTLEMLSDPVYEEDAMSARLWEEQKKTATQQFFDDVAFRWQRLRLELLGEMDPLDMVLQDMGHFQRCADLGCGAGDSLSTLLHYADWVIGIDNSTQMMALARQRFIEEPRVEFRYGDIEDLPLRDGEIDLATANLTLHHLPTLQRWAQEMARVLKPHGHLVVVDFLPHEEKMLKEVYHDHWLGIDPLELTNLLKAQGFSEVKYQTLPLKKHTLEVFMLWMKNGENHGNLT; encoded by the coding sequence ATGAAACAGGCACTCGATCGTCAGTGGCTACGCATACTTGCAGATGAGACCAGGTTGCGAATTGTCAAGATACTCACCCTCCACGAATGGAGTGTCAATGATCTTGTTCATATTCTTCGTGTAGGACAATCGAGAATTTCCCGTCACCTTGGCATATTAAACGAAGCAAATCTGGTAAAGGTACGACGTCAGGGATTATGGGCCTATTATCGACTCGGAGAGGTGTGGCAGGACAATACGTGGCTCAAGCTCACTCTCGAAATGCTCAGCGATCCTGTATACGAAGAGGATGCCATGTCTGCTCGCCTGTGGGAAGAACAAAAAAAGACGGCAACCCAGCAATTTTTTGATGATGTGGCTTTTCGCTGGCAACGTCTTCGACTTGAGCTTTTAGGAGAGATGGATCCTCTGGATATGGTACTCCAGGATATGGGACATTTTCAACGGTGTGCTGATCTGGGATGTGGGGCTGGAGACAGCCTGTCAACTCTTCTTCATTACGCAGATTGGGTAATTGGCATCGATAACTCAACCCAGATGATGGCACTCGCCAGGCAACGATTTATAGAGGAGCCCCGGGTGGAATTTCGTTATGGCGATATCGAGGACCTGCCTCTCAGAGATGGTGAAATCGACCTCGCCACAGCCAATCTTACCCTTCATCATCTTCCCACTCTCCAGCGCTGGGCACAGGAAATGGCAAGGGTTCTCAAGCCTCATGGGCATCTGGTGGTCGTCGATTTTCTCCCTCACGAGGAAAAGATGCTTAAGGAGGTTTACCACGATCACTGGCTCGGGATTGACCCCTTAGAACTTACAAACCTTCTCAAGGCTCAGGGTTTCTCTGAGGTAAAATACCAAACACTCCCTCTCAAAAAACATACACTGGAGGTGTTTATGCTCTGGATGAAAAACGGAGAAAACCATGGAAATCTCACTTGA